One window from the genome of Rhodococcus sp. ABRD24 encodes:
- the prpB gene encoding methylisocitrate lyase yields the protein MTGLIAASTSAADKRVAFRAGLTSGKIQRLPGAINPLTAKLIQAIGFEGVYISGGAFSAGLGLPDIGLTTLTEVVAHSRQIAGVTDLPVLIDADTGFGEPMSAARTVLAAEDAGIAGLHLEDQVNPKRCGHLDGKAIVPTDEMVRRLRAAVTARRDPNFVICARTDAAGIGDMAASGRGDMAASGKVGIDAAIERAKAYADAGADLIFTEALHTEADFAKFRAAVDIPLLANMTEFGKSQLIPAQTLEDIGYNAVIYPVTTLRLAMGAIERGLREIHATGTQEGQLDQMQTRSRLYELLEYERYNEFDSGVFNFTLGGNQ from the coding sequence ATGACCGGTCTCATCGCCGCCAGCACCTCGGCCGCCGACAAGCGTGTCGCGTTCCGTGCCGGCCTCACCTCCGGGAAGATCCAGCGCCTGCCCGGCGCGATCAACCCGTTGACCGCCAAGCTGATCCAGGCGATCGGGTTCGAGGGCGTGTACATCTCGGGCGGCGCGTTCTCCGCCGGGCTCGGCCTGCCCGACATCGGACTGACCACGCTCACCGAGGTAGTCGCGCACAGCCGCCAGATCGCCGGTGTCACCGACCTGCCCGTCCTCATCGACGCCGACACAGGTTTCGGTGAGCCAATGTCGGCAGCACGCACCGTCCTCGCCGCCGAGGACGCCGGCATCGCCGGCCTGCACCTCGAAGACCAGGTCAACCCGAAGCGCTGCGGCCACCTCGACGGCAAGGCGATCGTGCCCACCGACGAGATGGTCCGTCGCCTGCGCGCCGCCGTCACGGCCCGACGTGACCCGAACTTCGTGATCTGCGCCCGCACCGACGCCGCCGGCATCGGTGACATGGCCGCCTCCGGCCGCGGTGACATGGCCGCCTCCGGCAAGGTGGGCATCGACGCCGCGATCGAGCGAGCCAAGGCCTACGCGGACGCCGGCGCCGACCTGATCTTCACCGAGGCCCTGCACACTGAGGCAGACTTCGCGAAGTTCCGTGCCGCCGTGGATATCCCGCTGCTCGCGAACATGACCGAGTTCGGTAAGTCCCAGCTGATCCCCGCGCAGACCCTCGAGGACATCGGCTACAACGCGGTGATCTACCCGGTCACCACCCTGCGGCTGGCGATGGGCGCCATCGAACGCGGCCTGCGCGAGATCCACGCGACCGGCACGCAGGAGGGGCAGCTCGACCAGATGCAGACCCGCTCACGGCTGTACGAACTGCTCGAGTACGAGCGCTACAACGAATTCGATTCCGGAGTCTTCAATTTCACGCTCGGAGGGAACCAATGA
- a CDS encoding short-chain fatty acyl-CoA regulator family protein, with the protein MQKIYGGPRLRRLREERGLTQLELARVLDLSASYMNQLENDQRPLTVPVLLKLNTTFNLDAQFFAAEEDARLAADLHDVLTAVGVAAPSPTLIEEFVARMPEIGNTLVNVHRRLVAATEQLEQYSAHLAGPADGATDPSIPMPFEEVRDFFYDKHNHIAELDDAAERLFVESGLRIGSLDTQLTALLESEHDIVVRLRTDPPDLPGPKRVYDPNDRILTLSRHLSPGQRAFQIATQLAFLTQSAIIEQQVDAATTLSENARELAKIGLANYFAGALLLPYTQFHDAAESLNYDIEMLTLQFEVGFETVCHRLSTMQRRTRRGVPFFFVRTDRAGNISKRQSATAFHFSRVGGSCPLWVVHDAFSTPGRILTQVAQMPDGRTYLWIVRTTDDEARPYGVPERSFAVGLGCDITHADRLVYSRGLRLDEQMSPVPIGSGCKICERTDCAQRAFPQIGRPIRADIDFSSRLPYPPRRPST; encoded by the coding sequence ATGCAGAAGATCTACGGTGGCCCCCGACTGCGACGATTGCGCGAGGAACGCGGACTCACCCAGCTCGAGTTGGCGCGGGTCCTCGATCTGTCCGCGAGCTACATGAACCAGCTCGAAAACGATCAGCGCCCGTTGACAGTGCCCGTCCTGCTCAAACTCAACACAACCTTCAACCTCGACGCGCAGTTCTTCGCCGCCGAGGAGGACGCCCGTCTCGCGGCCGATCTCCACGACGTCCTCACCGCCGTCGGTGTCGCCGCACCGAGTCCAACCCTCATCGAAGAGTTCGTCGCCCGGATGCCGGAGATCGGCAACACCCTCGTCAACGTGCACCGCCGGCTCGTCGCTGCGACGGAACAGCTCGAGCAGTACAGCGCACACCTCGCCGGCCCAGCCGATGGAGCGACCGATCCGTCGATCCCGATGCCGTTCGAAGAGGTCCGAGACTTCTTCTACGACAAACACAATCACATCGCCGAACTCGACGACGCCGCAGAGCGACTGTTCGTCGAGAGCGGTCTACGCATCGGATCGCTCGACACGCAGCTGACGGCACTGCTCGAGTCCGAACACGACATCGTCGTCCGCCTGCGCACCGATCCGCCCGACCTACCCGGCCCCAAGCGCGTGTACGACCCGAACGACCGCATCCTCACTCTGTCGAGGCATCTGTCACCGGGACAGCGTGCCTTCCAGATCGCCACGCAGCTGGCCTTTCTCACCCAGTCGGCAATCATCGAACAGCAGGTGGACGCGGCGACCACGCTCAGTGAGAACGCCCGCGAGCTGGCGAAGATCGGCCTGGCGAACTACTTCGCCGGCGCCTTGCTACTGCCGTATACCCAGTTCCACGATGCCGCAGAGTCTCTGAATTACGACATCGAGATGCTGACGCTGCAGTTCGAGGTCGGGTTCGAGACGGTCTGTCACCGCCTCTCCACGATGCAGCGCCGCACCCGGCGGGGCGTGCCGTTCTTCTTCGTACGCACCGACCGTGCCGGCAACATCTCGAAGCGGCAGTCCGCCACAGCATTCCACTTCTCCCGGGTGGGCGGCAGCTGCCCACTGTGGGTCGTGCACGACGCATTCAGCACGCCCGGCCGAATCCTCACCCAGGTGGCCCAGATGCCAGACGGCCGTACCTACCTGTGGATCGTCCGCACCACCGACGACGAAGCCCGCCCCTACGGCGTCCCGGAACGCAGCTTCGCTGTCGGACTCGGCTGCGACATCACCCACGCCGATCGACTCGTCTACTCGCGGGGACTGCGCCTCGACGAACAGATGTCGCCCGTCCCGATCGGTTCCGGATGCAAGATCTGCGAACGCACCGACTGCGCGCAGCGCGCATTTCCCCAGATCGGCCGCCCTATCCGCGCCGACATCGACTTCAGCAGCAGACTTCCGTACCCGCCTCGACGTCCGAGCACATAG
- the prpD gene encoding 2-methylcitrate dehydratase PrpD: MKTYSVRTRRSADQFPKSEHLAWKVAEVATDPVEVPADAAEMIVNRIIDNAAVAAASVTRRPVANARTQALAHPYSPGSTVFGVGGGYSPEWAAWANGVAVRELDFHDTFLAAEYSHPGDNIPSILAVAQHTGRGGADLIRGLATGYEVQVDLVRAICLHEHKIDHVAHLGPSAAAGIGTLLDLDTETVYQAIGQALHTTTATRQSRKGEISSWKAYAPAFAGKMAVEAVDRAMRGEGAPSPIWEGEDGVIAWLLGGPDAEYAVSLPTPGEAKRAILDTYTKEHSAEYQSQAPIDLARRMRERIGDLDQIASIVLHTSHHTHVVIGTGSNDPQKFDPNASRETLDHSVMYIFAVALQDGTWHHERSYAPERAQRPDTIELWKKISTAEDPEWTRRYHSTDPDEKAFGARAEVTLRSGEVIVDELAIADAHPLGARPFAREQYIAKFRALAEGVIEPAEQDRFLEAAQRTPELKAGELNQLTFSVSDDVLARSPESPKGLF; the protein is encoded by the coding sequence TTGAAGACGTACTCCGTTCGCACCCGCCGCTCCGCCGACCAGTTCCCCAAGAGCGAGCATCTCGCGTGGAAGGTCGCCGAGGTCGCCACCGATCCGGTGGAGGTACCTGCCGACGCGGCGGAGATGATCGTCAACCGGATCATCGACAACGCGGCCGTTGCGGCGGCCTCGGTGACCCGTCGCCCGGTCGCGAACGCCCGCACCCAGGCGCTGGCTCATCCGTACAGCCCGGGTTCGACGGTCTTCGGCGTGGGTGGCGGCTACTCGCCCGAGTGGGCGGCGTGGGCCAACGGCGTCGCGGTGCGTGAGCTCGACTTCCATGACACGTTCCTGGCCGCCGAGTACTCGCATCCGGGCGACAACATTCCGTCGATCCTCGCGGTCGCCCAGCACACCGGCCGCGGTGGCGCCGATCTGATCCGGGGCCTGGCCACCGGCTACGAGGTTCAGGTGGATCTGGTGCGTGCAATCTGCCTGCACGAGCACAAGATCGACCACGTCGCTCACCTCGGCCCGTCCGCTGCCGCCGGCATCGGCACGCTCCTGGACCTCGACACAGAGACGGTCTACCAGGCGATCGGTCAGGCGCTGCACACCACCACCGCGACGCGTCAGTCCCGCAAGGGCGAGATTTCGAGCTGGAAGGCCTACGCACCGGCGTTCGCAGGCAAGATGGCAGTCGAGGCTGTGGACCGCGCGATGCGCGGGGAGGGTGCACCGTCCCCGATCTGGGAGGGCGAGGACGGTGTGATCGCGTGGCTGCTCGGCGGACCCGACGCGGAATACGCTGTGTCACTGCCGACTCCAGGAGAAGCGAAGCGCGCGATCCTTGACACCTACACCAAGGAGCATTCGGCCGAGTACCAGAGCCAGGCGCCGATCGACCTGGCCCGCCGAATGCGCGAGCGGATCGGTGACTTGGACCAGATCGCGTCGATCGTCCTGCACACCAGCCACCACACCCACGTCGTGATCGGCACCGGCTCGAACGATCCGCAGAAGTTCGATCCGAACGCCAGCCGCGAGACCCTAGACCACTCGGTGATGTACATCTTCGCCGTTGCGCTGCAGGACGGTACGTGGCACCACGAGCGCTCGTACGCTCCGGAGCGCGCGCAGCGCCCGGACACCATCGAGCTGTGGAAGAAGATCTCCACCGCCGAGGATCCCGAGTGGACGCGCCGTTACCACTCGACCGACCCGGACGAGAAGGCGTTCGGTGCCCGCGCCGAGGTCACGCTGCGCAGCGGCGAGGTCATCGTCGACGAACTCGCGATCGCCGACGCACACCCGCTCGGCGCCCGGCCCTTCGCCCGCGAACAGTACATCGCGAAGTTTCGCGCGCTCGCCGAGGGTGTAATCGAGCCGGCCGAGCAGGACCGGTTCCTCGAAGCCGCACAACGCACCCCGGAACTGAAGGCCGGCGAGCTGAACCAGCTCACGTTCTCCGTCTCCGACGACGTCCTCGCGCGCTCGCCCGAGTCGCCGAAGGGACTGTTCTGA
- the ahpC gene encoding alkyl hydroperoxide reductase subunit C has protein sequence MALINKQIKPFTATAYKDGAFIDVSSDDITGKWAIFFFYPADFTFVCPTELGDLADHYDELQRLGVEVFSVSTDTHFTHKAWHDSSATIGKIRYAMIGDPTLEISTNFEVLRENQGLADRGTFLVDPDGVIQFMEVTAEGIGRNAAELLRKVKAAQYVRSHPGEVCPAKWEEGEETLAPSLDLVGKI, from the coding sequence ATGGCCCTGATCAACAAGCAGATCAAGCCCTTCACCGCGACCGCGTACAAGGATGGCGCGTTCATCGACGTGTCCTCCGACGACATCACGGGCAAGTGGGCGATCTTCTTCTTCTACCCGGCCGACTTCACCTTCGTCTGCCCGACGGAGCTCGGTGACCTCGCCGATCACTACGACGAGCTGCAGCGTCTCGGTGTCGAGGTCTTCTCGGTGTCCACCGACACCCACTTCACGCACAAGGCGTGGCACGACTCCTCGGCCACGATCGGCAAGATCCGGTACGCGATGATCGGCGACCCGACCCTCGAGATCAGCACCAACTTCGAGGTGCTTCGCGAGAACCAGGGCCTGGCCGACCGCGGCACCTTCCTCGTCGACCCCGACGGCGTCATCCAGTTCATGGAGGTCACTGCGGAGGGCATCGGCCGCAACGCTGCCGAGCTGCTGCGCAAGGTCAAGGCCGCTCAGTACGTCCGGTCACACCCGGGCGAGGTCTGCCCCGCCAAGTGGGAAGAGGGCGAGGAGACCCTCGCTCCGTCGCTGGACCTCGTCGGCAAGATCTGA
- a CDS encoding VIT family protein: MSSRLNWLRAGVLGANDGIVSVAGLVVGVAAATTDRGPILTAGLAGLAAGAVSMALGEYVSVSTQRDTERALLAKERHELATIPDAELEELASLYEAKGLSPATARTVAEELTEHDAFAAHAEVELGIDPNDLTNPWHAAFASAIAFTVGAILPMLAILLPPASARIPVTFVAMLAALAITGSLSARLGGAKRSRAVIRVVTGGALAMAVTYGIGQLLGVAGI; the protein is encoded by the coding sequence CTGTCGTCGCGGCTCAACTGGCTTCGTGCCGGAGTTCTCGGCGCGAACGATGGCATCGTCTCGGTTGCCGGCCTGGTTGTCGGCGTCGCCGCCGCCACTACCGACCGGGGCCCGATCCTCACAGCCGGCCTCGCAGGCCTCGCCGCCGGCGCGGTGTCGATGGCATTGGGCGAGTACGTATCCGTCAGCACCCAGCGCGACACCGAACGAGCACTGCTGGCCAAGGAGCGGCACGAGCTGGCCACCATTCCCGACGCCGAGCTCGAGGAACTGGCGTCCCTGTACGAGGCGAAGGGCCTGTCCCCCGCGACCGCACGCACCGTCGCCGAGGAACTCACCGAGCACGACGCGTTCGCGGCGCACGCGGAGGTCGAGCTGGGCATCGACCCCAACGACCTCACCAATCCATGGCATGCGGCGTTCGCCTCCGCAATCGCGTTCACGGTCGGAGCGATACTGCCGATGCTGGCCATCCTCCTTCCCCCCGCGAGCGCCCGAATCCCGGTCACGTTCGTGGCGATGCTCGCCGCACTGGCCATCACCGGCAGCCTCAGTGCCCGGCTCGGCGGCGCCAAGAGATCGCGCGCCGTGATCCGCGTCGTCACCGGCGGTGCGCTGGCAATGGCGGTTACCTACGGCATCGGGCAATTGCTCGGCGTGGCAGGCATCTGA